In Mus caroli chromosome 9, CAROLI_EIJ_v1.1, whole genome shotgun sequence, a single window of DNA contains:
- the Znf35 gene encoding zinc finger protein 35 isoform X2 yields the protein MTAELKETMGRASWDPEKGQEMFQEMAVVLKATQEAAAASPLGSYSLAGTLAESEILEPHGNPTLTGTKSKNLELLIPKKEICDDSEKPPMILGRIQKGDLQGPELGESCEKGNVLKGLRIRKEKGDLGEATVKDCPLSESFRDEEESKKSRGKYSLRSAPGKNQKIQPGQKPFTCSECGKGFSQSANLVVHQRIHTGEKPFECHECGKAFIQSANLVVHQRIHTGQKPYVCGKCGKAFTQSSNLTVHQKIHSLEKTFKCSECEKAFSYSSQLARHQKVHITEKCYECNECGKTFTRSSNLIVHQRIHTGEKPFACSDCGKAFTQSANLIVHQRSHTGEKPYKCKDCEKAFSCFSHLIVHQRIHTAEKPYDCSECGKAFSQLSCLIVHQRIHSGDLPYVCNECGKAFTCSSYLLIHQRIHNGEKPYSCNECGKAFRQRSSLTVHQRTHTGEKPYECAKCGAAFISNSHLMRHHRTHLVE from the exons ATGACTGCAGAATTGAAAGAGACCATGGGCAGAGCCTCTTGGGACCCAGAGAAG GGTCAGGAAATGTTCCAGGAAATGGCAGTGGTGCTAAAAGCAACAcaggaggctgctgctgcttcaccCCTTGGGAGCTACTCGTTGGCAGGGACTCTGGCCGAGAGTGAAATTCTGGAGCCTCATGGGAACCCAACCCTAACAG GTACCAAAAGCAAGAACCTAGAGTTATTGATTCCTAAAAAGGAGATATGTGATGACTCGGAGAAGCCCCCCATGATTTTAGGAAGAATCCAGAAAGGTGACCTTCAAGGACCTGAGTTAGGAGAATCTTGTGAAAAGGGAAATGTGTTAAAAGGGCTGAGgataaggaaggaaaagggagatttGGGAGAAGCAACAGTGAAAGACTGTCCATTGTCTGAAAGCTTCCGAGACGAGGAAGAATCCAAGAAGTCTAGGGGGAAATACAGCCTCAGATCTGCTCCTggtaaaaatcagaaaatacagCCTGGGCAAAAGCCATTTACATGTAGCGAGTGTGGGAAAGGCTTTAGTCAGAGTGCAAATCTTGTTGTGCATCAACGAatccacactggggagaagccctTTGAGTGTCATgagtgtgggaaggccttcaTTCAAAGTGCAAACCTCGTTGTGCATCAGAGGATCCATACTGGACAGAAACCCTATGTCTGTGGAAAATGTGGGAAGGCTTTCACTCAGAGTTCAAATCTGACTGTCCATCAGAAAATCCACTCCTTAGAAAAAACCTTTAAGTGTAGTGAATGTGAGAAAGCCTTCAGTTACAGCTCGCAACTTGCTCGGCACCAGAAAGTCCATATAACTGAGAAATGCTATGAATGCAATGAGTGTGGAAAAACCTTCACTCGAAGCTCCAACCTCATCGTCCATCAGAGAatccacactggggagaagccttTCGCCTGCAGTGACTGTGGCAAAGCCTTTACTCAGAGTGCAAATCTTATTGTGCATCAGAGAAGCCACACTGGTGAGAAGCCGTATAAGTGTAAAGACTGTGAAAAAGCCTTCAGTTGTTTTTCTCACCTTATTGTGCACCAGAGAATTCACACTGCAGAGAAACCTTACGACTGCAGcgaatgtgggaaagcctttagtCAACTATCTTGCCTTATTGTCCACCAGAGAATTCATAGTGGAGATCTCCCTTATGTGTGTAATgagtgtgggaaggccttcaCTTGTAGCTCATACCTACTCATTCATCAAAGAATCCATAATGGGGAAAAACCTTATTCGTGTAATgagtgtgggaaggccttcagACAGAGGTCAAGTCTCACTGTCCACCAGCGAacccacacaggagagaagccctacgAATGTGCTAAGTGTGGTGCAGCTTTTATTTCTAACTCACACCTCATGCGACATCACAGAACCCATCTTGTTGAATAG
- the Znf35 gene encoding zinc finger protein 35 isoform X1, whose product MTAELKETMGRASWDPEKVKMEEDDESVISQASSQQGYSENGKDCAPGEGPYGSISVSEDEEKGQEMFQEMAVVLKATQEAAAASPLGSYSLAGTLAESEILEPHGNPTLTGTKSKNLELLIPKKEICDDSEKPPMILGRIQKGDLQGPELGESCEKGNVLKGLRIRKEKGDLGEATVKDCPLSESFRDEEESKKSRGKYSLRSAPGKNQKIQPGQKPFTCSECGKGFSQSANLVVHQRIHTGEKPFECHECGKAFIQSANLVVHQRIHTGQKPYVCGKCGKAFTQSSNLTVHQKIHSLEKTFKCSECEKAFSYSSQLARHQKVHITEKCYECNECGKTFTRSSNLIVHQRIHTGEKPFACSDCGKAFTQSANLIVHQRSHTGEKPYKCKDCEKAFSCFSHLIVHQRIHTAEKPYDCSECGKAFSQLSCLIVHQRIHSGDLPYVCNECGKAFTCSSYLLIHQRIHNGEKPYSCNECGKAFRQRSSLTVHQRTHTGEKPYECAKCGAAFISNSHLMRHHRTHLVE is encoded by the exons ATGACTGCAGAATTGAAAGAGACCATGGGCAGAGCCTCTTGGGACCCAGAGAAGGTGAAAATGGAAGAAGATGATGAAAGTGTCATAAGTCAGGCATCCAGCCAACAAGGGTACTCTGAGAACGGCAAGGACTGTGCCCCAGGGGAGGGTCCTTATGGAAGCATCAGTGTATCAGAAGATGAGGAAAAG GGTCAGGAAATGTTCCAGGAAATGGCAGTGGTGCTAAAAGCAACAcaggaggctgctgctgcttcaccCCTTGGGAGCTACTCGTTGGCAGGGACTCTGGCCGAGAGTGAAATTCTGGAGCCTCATGGGAACCCAACCCTAACAG GTACCAAAAGCAAGAACCTAGAGTTATTGATTCCTAAAAAGGAGATATGTGATGACTCGGAGAAGCCCCCCATGATTTTAGGAAGAATCCAGAAAGGTGACCTTCAAGGACCTGAGTTAGGAGAATCTTGTGAAAAGGGAAATGTGTTAAAAGGGCTGAGgataaggaaggaaaagggagatttGGGAGAAGCAACAGTGAAAGACTGTCCATTGTCTGAAAGCTTCCGAGACGAGGAAGAATCCAAGAAGTCTAGGGGGAAATACAGCCTCAGATCTGCTCCTggtaaaaatcagaaaatacagCCTGGGCAAAAGCCATTTACATGTAGCGAGTGTGGGAAAGGCTTTAGTCAGAGTGCAAATCTTGTTGTGCATCAACGAatccacactggggagaagccctTTGAGTGTCATgagtgtgggaaggccttcaTTCAAAGTGCAAACCTCGTTGTGCATCAGAGGATCCATACTGGACAGAAACCCTATGTCTGTGGAAAATGTGGGAAGGCTTTCACTCAGAGTTCAAATCTGACTGTCCATCAGAAAATCCACTCCTTAGAAAAAACCTTTAAGTGTAGTGAATGTGAGAAAGCCTTCAGTTACAGCTCGCAACTTGCTCGGCACCAGAAAGTCCATATAACTGAGAAATGCTATGAATGCAATGAGTGTGGAAAAACCTTCACTCGAAGCTCCAACCTCATCGTCCATCAGAGAatccacactggggagaagccttTCGCCTGCAGTGACTGTGGCAAAGCCTTTACTCAGAGTGCAAATCTTATTGTGCATCAGAGAAGCCACACTGGTGAGAAGCCGTATAAGTGTAAAGACTGTGAAAAAGCCTTCAGTTGTTTTTCTCACCTTATTGTGCACCAGAGAATTCACACTGCAGAGAAACCTTACGACTGCAGcgaatgtgggaaagcctttagtCAACTATCTTGCCTTATTGTCCACCAGAGAATTCATAGTGGAGATCTCCCTTATGTGTGTAATgagtgtgggaaggccttcaCTTGTAGCTCATACCTACTCATTCATCAAAGAATCCATAATGGGGAAAAACCTTATTCGTGTAATgagtgtgggaaggccttcagACAGAGGTCAAGTCTCACTGTCCACCAGCGAacccacacaggagagaagccctacgAATGTGCTAAGTGTGGTGCAGCTTTTATTTCTAACTCACACCTCATGCGACATCACAGAACCCATCTTGTTGAATAG